One stretch of Callospermophilus lateralis isolate mCalLat2 chromosome 11, mCalLat2.hap1, whole genome shotgun sequence DNA includes these proteins:
- the Spem1 gene encoding spermatid maturation protein 1, translating to MAMAEWPQPGWDSDNPNSCQDVGNSILLLLGFIICINIIINMVTLLWSRLRIILHRVFLIICEKEAVNSSSPGKQTHPSKKESSPAVHLRCTMDPVKMTVTPPPTRRHRRRASPLCRVHNPVAWAPDTDDEKPPPQYPAICSRHWDGSKDWQVFQTTQKLWDPWTQDILEPLPQTIRFQPTVERRPLKTEMRSELGLEAYVYPVNPPPPSPEALSHKNSGPGAEAEVEQCQPASPPFLGPANVPDIPQRRSSIRVAYDARDVRRRLRELTREVEALSHCYPLASGSSTAEGTGKDWVYRPLPGK from the exons ATGGCCATGGCTGAGTGGCCACAGCCTGGCTGGGATTCAGATAACCCCAACAGCTGCCAGGACGTGGGCAACTCCATCCTGTTGCTGCTGGGTTTCATCATCTGCATTAACATTATCATCAATATGGTGACCCTG CTCTGGAGCAGACTCCGAATCATCTTACACCGGGTATTCCTTATCATTTGTGAAAAAG AAGCTGTTAACTCCTCCTCACCTGGGAAGCAGACCCATCCCTCGAAGAAGGAGAGCTCCCCTGCAGTCCATCTTCGATGCACCATGGACCCTGTGAAAATGACTGTGACCCCCCCACCCACACGACGACATCGCCGGCGAGCCTCTCCATTGTGCCGAGTCCATAACCCAGTAGCTTGGGCTCCTGACACTGATGATGAGAAGCCCCCACCTCAGTACCCAGCAATCTGCTCTCGCCACTGGGATGGTTCCAAGGACTGGCAAGTCTTCCAAACCACCCAGAAACTCTGGGATCCCTGgacacaggacattctggaaccaCTTCCCCAGACTATCCGCTTCCAGCCCACTGTAGAGAGAAGGCCCCTCAAAACAGAGATGCGGTCAGAGCTGGGTCTAGAGGCCTATGTATACCCTGTGAACCCCCCACCTCCCAGCCCAGAGGCTCTGAGCCATAAGAACAGTGGGCCAGGggcagaggctgaggtagaaCAGTGCCAGCCTGCCTCGCCGCCCTTCCTGGGCCCAGCGAATGTCCCTGATATCCCTCAGCGCCGCTCCTCAATCCGAGTAGCGTATGATGCCCGGGATGTGAGGCGGCGGCTTCGAGAACTGACCCGAGAGGTGGAGGCCTTGTCCCACTGCTATCCCTTGGCCTCTGGATCCAGCACTGCAGAGGGGACAGGAAAGGACTGGGTGTATCGTCCCCTGCCGGGAAAGtga